One stretch of Astatotilapia calliptera chromosome 3, fAstCal1.2, whole genome shotgun sequence DNA includes these proteins:
- the LOC113019653 gene encoding LOW QUALITY PROTEIN: retinal guanylyl cyclase 2-like (The sequence of the model RefSeq protein was modified relative to this genomic sequence to represent the inferred CDS: substituted 2 bases at 2 genomic stop codons): MQLRWLLGACLWLLCIEEVRTTTFKIALVGPWSCDPLFSRAMPTAAVTLALSRLRTDTSMSRGYWYDVKVLDEDCSASKALTNFGDFEGYGYAYIGPFNPALCHSASLMTEHWEAGLSSPGCLDADWPNLPPLTPPTRVLFTVLRFFGWAHVSIITAATDLWESTGQEVASALRAMGLPIGPVVTMEPGSKGRAREALNEIREADKVKVVIMCMSSVLIGGEDQREVLLTALEMGMVSNGYVFIPYDALLYAMPYQHTVFNQLTNSTQLRHAYSAVLTVTMASDQSFYEAFREAQMSREIHSGVSATEVSPLFGTIFNMVYFVAKAVEERRQAGSGHWVTGNQLMKSDGGFDFQGFNQVLYGGTEGRGLQASYVVLDSDGDRLVPTHSLSPTHTDGTTGGLRPLSRSFVFPGGKPPSASFCWFNPDEACSGGMGAVTVLFLFLLLCTLLGGLFFXNRSTKGAVTATKMILTLDDIVFIDTQVSKKKLNDESIMKSLLEMKTPLRSLARSYILTTPESSNIGILEGDWVWLKKFSTGKTPTEANQTTQNMFSQLREMRHENLNLCLGLFVDSGIFALVVEHCPRGSLADLLADGNVRLDWMFKSSLLMDLIKGMKYLHLRGLTHGRLKSTNCLVDGRFVLKITDYGLPMILTSQRISIPEDPHDMLWTAQELLRNPVSGGSFAGDVFSFSIIIQEVISRTLPYAMMDMPAHEIVERLKQPPPLCRPIVSVDEAPTECLTLMNECWNEDPSKRPSFDDIFKQFXGISRGRRANIIDSMLRMLEQYSSNLEDLIRERTDELEIERTKTDKLVGQLLPKSVAQALKKGKPVEPEHYSDCTLYFSDIVGFTTISALSEPIEVVDLLNDLYTMFDAIIALHDVYKVETIGDAYMVASGVPNRNGNRHAAEVANMSLDILHSIGNFKIKHMPEIKVKIRIGLHSGPVVAGVVGLKMPRYCLFGDTVTTASLMESSGLPYRIHISLSTVKVLTSLKVGYHIDTRKAQVKGTEDTYWLMGREDFNKPLPVPPDLAGGASNHGISLDEIPVDRRQKFLDRQNKMKK, from the exons ATGCAGCTTCGATGGTTGCTAGGGGCGTGTCTGTGGTTGCTATGCATCGAAGAGGTTCGGACAACAACCTTCAAGATCGCCTTGGTCGGTCCGTGGTCATGTGACCCGTTGTTTTCCCGGGCGATGCCGACAGCAGCGGTCACGCTGGCATTGTCCAGGTTACGGACTGACACCAGTATGAGCAGAGGGTACTGGTATGATGTCAAAGTGCTGGACGAGGACTGCTCTGCCTCCAAAG CTCTGACCAACTTTGGGGACTTTGAAGGTTATGGCTATGCCTACATTGGACCCTTTAATCCCGCCCTCTGTCACTCTGCCTCCCTAATGACTGAGCATTGGGAGGCTGGACTCTCCTCTCCTGGTTGTCTAGATGCTGACTGGCCAAACCTGCCGCCACTGACTCCTCCCACCAGAGTCCTGTTCACGGTGCTCAGATTTTTTGGCTGGGCGCATGTCAGCATCATCACAG CTGCCACCGACCTTTGGGAGAGCACCGGACAGGAAGTGGCCTCTGCGCTCCGGGCTATGGGTTTGCCGATTGGGCCGGTGGTTACCATGGAACCAGGCAGCAAAGGCAGGGCTCGGGAGGCGCTGAACGAAATCAGAGAAGCCgacaaggtcaaag TGGTCATCATGTGCATGAGCTCTGTCCTGATTGGTGGAGAGGATCAGAGGGAGGTACTGCTGACCGCCCTGGAGATGGGGATGGTTTCCAATGGTTACGTGTTCATTCCCTACGACGCCCTGCTGTACGCGATGCCCTATCAG CACACAGTCTTCAACCAGCTGACCAATAGCACGCAGCTACGTCACGCCTATAGTGCCGTGCTGACTGTTACCATGGCATCCGACCAGAGTTTCTATGAAGCTTTCCGCGAGGCTCAAATGAGCCGAGAGATTCACTCGGGTGTCTCCGCCACAGAG GTGTCTCCTTTGTTTGGGACTATTTTCAACATGGTCTACTTCGTTGCAAAGGCAGTGGAAGAGCGCCGTCAGGCGGGGAGTGGACACTGGGTGACGGGCAATCAGCTCATGAAATCAGATGGAGGCTTTGATTTTCAGGGATTCAATCAG GTGTTGTATGGAGGTACTGAGGGGCGTGGCCTGCAGGCCAGTTACGTAGTGTTGGACAGCGATGGCGACCGCCTCGTCCcaacacactcactctctccgACGCACACCGACGGGACGACCGGAGGTCTGAGACCGCTGAGCCGTTCCTTTGTTTTCCCGGGAGGAAAACCCCCCTCAGCCAGCTTCTGTTGGTTTAATCCAGATGAGGCCTGCAGTGGAG GTATGGGCGCTGTAACTgtgctcttcctcttcctgttgctCTGCACTCTGCTTGGAGGCCTTTTCTTTTGAAACAG GAGTACTAAGGGAGCAGTGACAGCAACCAAAATGATCCTTACTCTGGACGACATCGTCTTCATCGATACTCAAGTCAGCAAGAAG AAACTCAACGATGAGTCCATCATGAAGAGTCTTTTGGAAATGAAAACTCCATTGCGATCGCTCGCTCGAAGTTATATCCTCACAACACCCGAGAGCTCCAACATCGGGATACTGGAG GGTGACTGGGTTTGGCTGAAGAAGTTCAGTACtggaaaaacaccaacagaAGCCAATCAAACCACCCAGAATATGTTCAGCCAG TTGCGGGAGATGCGACACGAGAACCTAAACCTGTGCCTTGGTCTGTTTGTGGACTCGGGGATCTTCGCCCTGGTGGTGGAACACTGCCCCCGAGGAAGTCTGGCAGACCTGCTGGCTGACGGCAACGTGAGGCTGGACTGGATGTTTAAATCCTCACTGCTCATGGACCTCATCAAG ggCATGAAGTACCTTCATCTGCGAGGTTTGACTCATGGCCGTCTGAAGTCAACAAACTGTTTAGTTGATGGTCGCTTTGTTCTGAAAATAACAGATTATGGACTTCCTATGATCCTGACATCCCAGAGGATCAGCATTCCTGAGGATCCACACG ACATGCTGTGGACAGCTCAGGAGCTTTTGAGGAATCCGGTCTCAGGAGGTTCGTTTGCTGGAGATGTCTTCAGCTTCTCCATCATCATACAGGAAGTGATCTCCCGCACACTGCCATATGCCATGATGGACATGCCGGCTCATG AGATCGTGGAGCGTCTGAAGcagcctcctcctctctgcaggCCGATCGTTTCGGTCGATGAAGCTCCTACCGAGTGTCTCACGCTGATGAATGAATGTTGGAATGAAGACCCGAGTAAGAGGCCGAGCTTTGATGACATTTTCAAACAG TTTTGAGGTATCAGTAGAGGCAGGAGGGCCAACATCATCGACTCCATGCTGCGGATGTTGGAGCAGTACAGCTCGAACCTGGAGGATCTGATCCGAGAACGAACGGATGAATTGGAGATTGAGAGAACCAAGACAGATAAGCTGGTGGGGCAGCTCCTGCCAAA GTCTGTGGCTCAAGCTCTGAAGAAAGGGAAACCAGTGGAACCTGAACATTATTCGGACTGCACCCTTTACTTCAGCGACATTGTTGGATTTACAACTATTTCTGCTCTGAGCGAGCCCATCGAG gtggtcgACCTGCTGAATGACCTCTACACCATGTTTGATGCCATCATTGCTCTCCATGATGTGTACAAG GTGGAAACTATTGGAGATGCCTACATGGTGGCTTCAGGTGTTCCCAACAGGAATGGGAATCGACACGCAGCTGAAGTGGCCAACATGTCTCTGGACATCCTGCACTCGATAGGAAACTTTAAGATCAAACACATGCCCGAGATTAAAGTCAAAATCCGCATCGGACTGCACTCAG GTCCCGTGGTAGCAGGTGTGGTTGGACTGAAGATGCCCAGGTACTGTCTCTTTGGAGACACGGTGACCACGGCCTCACTCATGGAGTCCTCTGGGCTAC CTTACAGGATCCACATCAGTCTGAGTACGGTCAAAGTCCTGACCAGTCTGAAAGTGGGATACCACATAGACACCCGGAAGGCACAG GTTAAGGGCACAGAGGACACGTACTGGCTGATGGGTCGAGAAGATTTTAATAAACCTCTTCCTGTTCCTCCAGACCTCGCCGGAGG GGCCAGCAACCATGGAATCAGCCTGGATGAGATTCCAGTCGACAGACGACAAAAGTTTCTGGACCGACAGAACAAGATGAAGAagtga